From Granulicella sp. WH15, the proteins below share one genomic window:
- a CDS encoding CehA/McbA family metallohydrolase, with translation MRPQKIFMAGLVLAGCISGSALGQTTHSNPWAPTELNNLPPVASLTDGIWLKGDLHLHSRHSKDSSNNPESKIISFAESVGMDYLCITDHDNHVQGDTAHNTWNDPEFKSKSVLLLYGAEWTTTRGHGNVFSAVPYDEQRLYDVRDQRDVVVGAVKKELGIHLSANHPSGKDHFGYSYDMVNSIEVWNSAVWPKNANAIMIWDDMLSSGRKLTGRGGSDSHHGTPDTPDKATKNSVQRTANYVGTPTTWVYATARTSQAVVDALTNGRVAVSANPYGPRVEFYADLDQDGKMDMMMGDNVKATGKPVKFRVQLTGNTVAGATYTVRVVKDGNPFSTLQATGGKTTAVEFTDTPVSLGRTYYRVEVEGPQTAYPQVPGSMALSGNMVGLSNPLYFNFDPNF, from the coding sequence ATGCGTCCGCAAAAAATCTTTATGGCTGGTCTGGTTCTGGCAGGTTGCATTAGCGGTTCGGCGCTGGGGCAGACCACCCATAGCAATCCCTGGGCTCCTACTGAGCTCAATAATTTGCCTCCTGTTGCCAGCCTTACCGATGGTATCTGGCTCAAGGGCGATCTTCACCTGCACTCCCGGCACAGCAAAGATTCTTCGAATAATCCGGAGTCGAAGATCATCTCCTTTGCCGAGTCCGTCGGTATGGACTATCTCTGCATCACCGATCATGACAATCATGTTCAGGGCGATACGGCGCACAACACCTGGAACGATCCCGAGTTCAAATCGAAGTCTGTGCTGCTGCTGTATGGTGCGGAATGGACGACGACACGCGGCCATGGCAACGTGTTCTCGGCTGTGCCTTACGACGAGCAGCGGCTCTATGATGTGCGCGATCAGCGCGACGTGGTGGTGGGTGCGGTGAAAAAGGAGCTTGGCATTCACCTCTCGGCCAACCACCCGAGCGGCAAGGATCACTTCGGCTACTCCTACGATATGGTCAACTCCATTGAGGTCTGGAACTCCGCGGTCTGGCCCAAGAATGCCAACGCGATCATGATCTGGGACGACATGCTTTCGTCGGGGCGCAAGTTGACTGGGCGCGGCGGAAGCGATTCGCACCACGGCACTCCGGATACTCCCGACAAGGCAACGAAGAATAGCGTACAACGTACGGCTAATTATGTCGGTACTCCGACGACCTGGGTGTATGCAACGGCGCGTACTTCGCAGGCAGTCGTCGACGCACTGACCAACGGCCGTGTTGCCGTGAGCGCGAACCCGTATGGGCCGCGCGTCGAGTTCTATGCCGACCTCGATCAGGACGGCAAGATGGATATGATGATGGGCGACAACGTGAAGGCGACGGGCAAGCCGGTAAAGTTCCGCGTGCAACTGACGGGCAACACCGTTGCGGGTGCTACCTATACCGTGCGCGTGGTGAAAGACGGCAACCCGTTCAGCACCCTGCAAGCGACGGGTGGCAAGACGACCGCGGTTGAGTTCACCGATACTCCGGTATCGCTGGGGCGCACCTACTACCGCGTCGAGGTCGAGGGACCGCAGACGGCTTACCCGCAGGTTCCGGGATCAATGGCGTTGAGCGGCAACATGGTTGGTCTGTCGAACCCGCTCTACTTCAACTTCGATCCAAACTTTTAG
- a CDS encoding CehA/McbA family metallohydrolase, translated as MKLLRCLFLLLFACSLPLRAELQKPDVVLEGAVTVAQNHTHFFVPFTVPAGVHRISVDFSYDNRREEKTVFNIGIHDPSGFRGQSGSNKDHFTIGPGDATPSYIPGTIPPGQWKFLISVSNIRPEVTSKYRVEIRFNSPLEDSSFTMEPLETSQRWYRGDMHMHTGHSDGFCGSQNGKHVPCPLFLTAQTASNRGLDFIAISDHNSLAHYAEMRELQPYFDKMLLIPGREMTTFYGHFNAFGITQYVNYLVAEKDGRTVDEVMKDIRALGGIASINHPMSPTGEACRGCGWTPPGTVDMSQFSGVEVVNSGRVMDGFWDQQIAKGVRLTAIGGSDNHDATKAEDQRGALAHPTTVVQAKELSVAGILDGIRAGHVFIDLTGSRNKLMDVDASSASGTAHMGDALAIKSGVDLKLHVHVVACANDQLRMLVDGKVAGDPLPVQGDDQSLDTHWVGDGAKHWVRFVVMDTAGNTVLLGNPVYVNF; from the coding sequence ATGAAGCTTCTACGCTGTCTCTTCCTTCTGCTCTTTGCATGCTCGCTGCCTTTGCGGGCCGAGCTACAGAAACCGGATGTGGTGCTTGAGGGTGCCGTGACCGTAGCTCAGAATCACACGCATTTTTTTGTTCCCTTCACGGTGCCTGCTGGAGTGCATCGTATCTCGGTCGACTTCTCGTATGACAATCGTCGCGAAGAGAAGACGGTCTTCAATATCGGCATCCATGACCCGTCGGGGTTCCGTGGCCAGAGCGGCAGCAATAAGGATCACTTCACGATTGGGCCTGGTGATGCGACGCCCTCTTACATTCCCGGTACGATCCCGCCCGGCCAGTGGAAGTTCCTGATCTCGGTCTCGAACATCCGGCCTGAGGTTACGTCGAAGTATCGCGTGGAGATTCGCTTCAACTCGCCGCTCGAAGATTCGAGCTTCACGATGGAGCCGCTCGAGACTAGCCAGCGCTGGTACCGCGGCGATATGCACATGCACACCGGGCATAGCGATGGTTTCTGCGGTAGCCAGAATGGAAAGCACGTTCCTTGCCCGCTGTTTCTGACGGCGCAGACTGCGTCTAATCGCGGACTCGACTTCATCGCTATCTCGGATCACAACTCGCTGGCGCACTATGCGGAGATGCGCGAGCTGCAGCCGTACTTCGACAAGATGCTCCTTATTCCGGGACGCGAGATGACCACGTTCTACGGTCACTTCAACGCCTTTGGCATCACGCAGTACGTCAACTACCTGGTGGCCGAGAAGGACGGCCGGACAGTTGATGAGGTGATGAAGGATATCCGTGCGCTGGGTGGCATCGCTTCGATCAATCATCCGATGTCGCCTACAGGCGAGGCTTGCCGAGGCTGTGGATGGACGCCTCCCGGGACTGTTGATATGTCTCAGTTCAGCGGGGTTGAGGTCGTCAATAGCGGCCGTGTGATGGATGGGTTCTGGGATCAGCAGATTGCCAAAGGCGTGCGCCTGACTGCGATCGGCGGCAGCGATAACCACGATGCTACCAAGGCTGAGGATCAGCGCGGTGCTCTGGCGCATCCGACCACGGTGGTGCAGGCGAAGGAGCTGTCTGTTGCGGGAATCCTCGATGGGATTCGCGCCGGTCATGTCTTCATTGATCTCACCGGCTCGCGGAACAAGTTGATGGACGTCGATGCAAGCAGCGCGTCTGGAACCGCGCACATGGGAGATGCGTTGGCGATCAAGAGCGGCGTTGATCTCAAGCTGCATGTTCACGTCGTTGCGTGTGCAAACGATCAGCTGCGCATGCTGGTTGACGGCAAGGTGGCCGGTGATCCTCTACCAGTGCAGGGAGACGATCAGTCGCTCGATACCCATTGGGTGGGTGATGGCGCGAAGCACTGGGTTCGCTTTGTCGTGATGGATACGGCAGGAAATACGGTGCTTCTGGGCAATCCGGTCTACGTCAACTTTTAG
- a CDS encoding GH92 family glycosyl hydrolase: MQVTLGISLLLGISMSIFSAAQTPTAANSVNLLIGTAGDGMTFPAVGVPFGMTQWTPQTREGERKCVAPYYAVDARIQGFRASHFLSGSCMQDYGSVTLMPLSGPLKVDPKERASAFLRESEVIHPSSYSVDLKDYGIHVDMTGSLRSGFLRFRFNQGGKSWILVQDNARPGDGDILIDEAHQEISGRNAVRRLYAGRGKLAGFSGYFVAKFDRPFHVGGTWSGDVKHEGSLSQQAVAGAPGAYIYFDLKPGDVVQSKIGTSFTSVDEARKNLHAEIRGWSFNRVEAQARSKWSDALEHVQITADATDRTIFYTALYHASLLPRTFSDVSGSYPRFAGMGELEQAKGFTYYDDFSIWDTFRAVHPLLTILDPKRESDMVRSLIAKGDEGGFLPIFPAWNSYTQEMVGDHAGAIISDAYFKGIRGFDVKDAYRLMRKNALESPASEALYSDGRGRRALQSYLKYGYIPLEDKVPFAFHGEEQVSRTLEYAYDDAQVSAMAAALGHDEDAELFRKRAQNYHNVLDPETGFVRGRHVDGTWDKPFDPAGKYHYITEGLPFQYTFFVPQDVDGLIAALHGRKAFVDKLDALFDGGYYDHGNEPSHHIAYLYDYAGEAWKTQAHVHKIMDEGYHNGPIGLAGNDDAGQMSAWYVFSALGFYPVSPGTPRYSIGTPRFEDATIHLPGGKQFHIHANGAHDGKFFIHAAKLNGVPLTRNWITHAEIAAGGELVFDMSSEANPEWPAAVE, encoded by the coding sequence ATGCAGGTAACGCTTGGTATCAGTCTTCTTCTTGGAATCTCCATGTCAATATTCAGTGCAGCCCAGACGCCGACGGCAGCAAACTCCGTGAATTTGCTCATTGGAACGGCTGGCGACGGGATGACGTTTCCCGCGGTGGGTGTGCCCTTTGGCATGACGCAGTGGACCCCGCAGACGCGCGAAGGGGAGAGAAAGTGCGTTGCTCCCTACTATGCCGTGGACGCGCGGATTCAAGGCTTTCGCGCAAGTCACTTCCTCTCCGGCTCCTGTATGCAGGACTATGGCAGTGTTACTCTGATGCCTCTCAGTGGGCCGCTTAAGGTCGATCCGAAGGAGCGCGCGTCGGCGTTTCTGCGTGAAAGCGAAGTGATCCATCCTTCGTCTTACTCGGTCGATTTGAAAGACTACGGCATCCACGTCGATATGACTGGTTCCCTGCGGAGCGGCTTCCTGCGCTTCCGCTTTAATCAAGGTGGAAAATCTTGGATCTTGGTACAGGACAACGCCCGTCCTGGTGATGGCGACATCTTGATTGATGAGGCGCACCAGGAGATCAGCGGAAGAAATGCAGTGCGGCGTCTCTACGCAGGTCGTGGCAAGTTGGCGGGCTTCAGCGGCTACTTCGTGGCTAAGTTCGATCGACCATTCCATGTTGGCGGCACCTGGTCGGGAGATGTGAAGCACGAAGGTAGCCTCTCGCAGCAGGCTGTCGCCGGGGCTCCGGGCGCTTACATCTACTTTGATCTAAAGCCTGGTGATGTTGTGCAGTCAAAGATTGGAACGTCGTTCACCAGTGTCGATGAGGCGAGGAAGAACCTCCATGCCGAGATTCGCGGTTGGAGCTTCAACCGTGTTGAGGCTCAGGCTCGCAGTAAGTGGAGCGACGCACTGGAACACGTACAGATTACGGCCGATGCGACCGACCGCACGATCTTTTATACCGCGCTCTATCATGCGTCTTTACTGCCGCGCACCTTCAGCGATGTCAGCGGAAGCTATCCGCGCTTTGCCGGAATGGGCGAGTTGGAGCAGGCCAAGGGCTTCACCTACTACGATGACTTTTCCATCTGGGATACCTTCCGCGCAGTGCATCCTCTCCTCACCATCCTCGATCCGAAGCGCGAGAGCGATATGGTTCGGTCGCTTATAGCCAAGGGTGATGAAGGTGGCTTTCTGCCTATCTTTCCTGCATGGAACAGCTATACGCAGGAGATGGTCGGAGACCATGCCGGAGCGATCATCTCCGATGCGTACTTCAAGGGGATTCGTGGCTTTGACGTAAAGGATGCCTATCGCCTGATGCGGAAGAATGCGCTGGAGTCGCCTGCGTCGGAGGCACTCTATAGCGATGGCCGCGGGCGTCGCGCGTTGCAGTCTTATCTGAAGTACGGATACATTCCGCTCGAGGATAAGGTCCCCTTCGCTTTTCATGGAGAGGAGCAGGTCTCCCGCACGCTTGAGTATGCCTATGACGATGCGCAGGTGAGCGCGATGGCGGCGGCTCTAGGACACGACGAGGATGCGGAGCTATTCCGCAAGCGAGCGCAGAACTATCACAATGTCCTTGATCCCGAGACAGGCTTTGTGCGCGGTCGCCATGTCGATGGCACGTGGGATAAGCCCTTCGATCCAGCAGGCAAGTACCACTACATCACCGAAGGCCTGCCCTTCCAGTACACCTTCTTTGTCCCGCAGGATGTGGATGGATTGATCGCTGCGCTCCACGGACGCAAGGCCTTTGTCGACAAGCTCGATGCGCTCTTCGACGGAGGATACTACGACCACGGCAACGAGCCGAGTCATCATATCGCCTATCTCTACGACTACGCTGGGGAGGCGTGGAAGACGCAGGCTCACGTGCACAAGATTATGGACGAGGGGTACCACAACGGACCTATCGGCCTGGCTGGAAACGATGATGCCGGTCAGATGTCAGCGTGGTATGTCTTCAGCGCACTCGGGTTTTATCCAGTGTCTCCAGGCACGCCGCGCTACAGCATCGGTACGCCACGTTTTGAAGACGCTACCATCCATCTGCCCGGCGGGAAGCAGTTTCATATCCATGCCAACGGTGCGCATGACGGTAAGTTCTTTATTCATGCAGCCAAGCTGAACGGTGTTCCTCTGACTCGGAACTGGATCACCCATGCAGAGATCGCGGCTGGCGGCGAGCTGGTCTTCGATATGTCGTCCGAGGCCAATCCAGAGTGGCCAGCGGCTGTTGAATAG
- a CDS encoding GH92 family glycosyl hydrolase: MALSVAIAPLFGAAPQPQKDYTHNVDPFIGVDWGGNTFVGSAIPYGLVKVGPDMASFDGRRSGFGYASSGVILGFSHLHLSGAQGKYGNILVAPVTGSLDLDDIKTPRTDEVNHVGYYAAKLTRYDVKAELTSSRRVGFHRYMFPASKQAHLTLNVASALSLGTDWQGQKFLGAELHLTSNHEAQGVARFTGGWNRGGEYRVFYYMVLDTPAEATQTWTGKTLSAAKDVTVGADTPIGASFDFATKANQVIQAKVGISFISAEQAKQNVQQEVPEWNFNAVRNAAVSLWNTELEKLSLSGESDSQRRQLYTAMYHVMLMPTDRTGENPGWKSSEPYYDDYYCIWDTYRSSSPLLTLISPDRQRDLIRSLVDIYRHTGYMPDARSGNDNGRTQGGSNANVVVADAYVKGMKGIDYETAFAAMVHDAEVPPADAQKEGRGGLKDYNEKGFVTLADERSGSRTAEYSYDDFAISEVACGLGKTKEAALYASRAHNFEHLWDKDMTVQGVKGFMRPRNPDGTWAPPYLVVRGTWPDFFYEGDIWTYSIYAPQDMKHLIEMAGGNEAFIHRLDWTFLRGHFDVTNEPGFLLPVLYNYAGRPDKTADIVHMILEKSFTDTRAGIPGNDDSGAMSSWLIFSTLGIFPVAGQDVYLISTPSIPDASLALGNGKKLRIVAKNLDGNGLNRYVQSATLNGVDLPNSWFRHAQIKDGATLVLTMGPAPSEWGKATLPPSMSDANSPLCSSAQQKN; the protein is encoded by the coding sequence ATGGCTCTCTCCGTTGCCATAGCGCCGCTGTTTGGAGCCGCCCCCCAGCCGCAGAAGGATTACACGCATAACGTCGATCCTTTCATCGGTGTGGATTGGGGCGGCAATACGTTTGTCGGTTCGGCGATCCCCTATGGCCTGGTCAAAGTGGGGCCTGATATGGCCTCCTTCGACGGCCGCCGATCTGGCTTCGGTTACGCCAGCAGCGGCGTCATTCTTGGCTTTTCGCATCTGCACCTCAGTGGTGCGCAGGGCAAGTACGGCAATATCCTGGTCGCGCCTGTCACGGGCTCGCTCGATCTCGACGATATAAAAACTCCGCGTACCGATGAGGTCAACCACGTCGGCTACTATGCTGCGAAGCTCACGCGCTATGACGTGAAGGCAGAGCTGACCAGCAGCCGTCGCGTGGGCTTTCATCGCTATATGTTTCCAGCCTCGAAGCAGGCGCACTTGACGCTAAATGTAGCTTCAGCTCTGAGTCTTGGAACGGACTGGCAGGGGCAGAAGTTTCTGGGCGCAGAGCTGCACCTTACCTCTAACCACGAGGCGCAGGGTGTCGCGCGCTTTACCGGCGGATGGAACAGGGGCGGCGAGTACAGGGTCTTCTACTACATGGTGCTCGATACACCCGCCGAAGCCACGCAGACGTGGACGGGTAAGACTCTCTCTGCGGCGAAGGACGTCACTGTTGGAGCTGACACTCCTATCGGTGCTTCCTTCGACTTCGCCACGAAGGCTAATCAAGTCATCCAGGCGAAGGTCGGCATCTCCTTTATCAGCGCCGAGCAGGCGAAGCAGAATGTGCAGCAGGAGGTTCCCGAGTGGAACTTCAACGCTGTGCGCAATGCCGCGGTCTCTTTGTGGAACACTGAGCTGGAGAAGCTCAGCCTCTCAGGTGAGAGTGACTCGCAGCGCCGTCAGCTCTACACGGCTATGTATCACGTCATGCTGATGCCGACCGATCGTACGGGTGAGAACCCTGGCTGGAAGTCCAGCGAGCCTTATTACGATGACTACTACTGCATCTGGGACACCTACCGTAGCTCAAGTCCGCTGCTTACGCTAATCTCGCCGGATCGTCAGCGCGACCTTATCCGCTCGCTTGTCGATATCTATCGCCACACCGGCTACATGCCCGACGCTCGCAGTGGCAATGACAATGGCCGCACCCAGGGCGGCTCCAACGCGAACGTGGTCGTGGCCGACGCTTACGTGAAGGGCATGAAGGGGATCGACTACGAGACCGCCTTTGCCGCCATGGTGCATGATGCCGAAGTTCCTCCCGCCGATGCGCAGAAGGAAGGTCGCGGTGGCTTAAAGGACTACAACGAAAAGGGTTTCGTCACGCTGGCCGATGAGCGCTCCGGTTCGCGCACTGCGGAGTATAGCTATGATGACTTTGCTATTTCAGAGGTCGCGTGTGGTCTCGGCAAGACGAAGGAAGCAGCCTTGTATGCCAGCCGTGCGCATAATTTCGAGCACCTTTGGGATAAGGACATGACCGTGCAGGGGGTCAAAGGCTTCATGCGTCCACGCAACCCGGACGGCACCTGGGCTCCGCCGTATCTTGTCGTGCGTGGCACCTGGCCTGACTTTTTCTACGAAGGCGATATCTGGACTTACTCAATCTACGCGCCGCAGGATATGAAGCACCTCATCGAGATGGCGGGCGGCAACGAAGCTTTCATCCATCGCCTCGATTGGACTTTTCTCCGTGGCCACTTTGATGTAACCAACGAGCCCGGGTTTCTGCTCCCCGTGCTGTACAACTATGCGGGACGGCCGGATAAGACTGCGGACATCGTCCATATGATCCTTGAGAAGTCCTTCACCGATACCCGTGCCGGTATCCCCGGCAATGATGATTCAGGCGCGATGTCGAGTTGGCTGATCTTCTCTACGCTTGGGATCTTTCCCGTCGCTGGACAGGATGTTTACCTTATCAGCACGCCGAGCATTCCCGACGCCTCGCTCGCTCTGGGCAATGGAAAGAAGCTCCGCATCGTGGCGAAGAACCTGGATGGCAACGGGCTTAATCGCTACGTGCAGTCGGCGACGCTGAACGGCGTCGATCTTCCGAACTCCTGGTTCCGTCATGCGCAGATCAAGGATGGAGCCACGCTGGTCCTGACGATGGGCCCCGCGCCATCAGAGTGGGGCAAAGCCACTCTGCCGCCTTCGATGAGCGATGCGAACTCACCTCTTTGTTCCTCCGCACAACAGAAGAACTAA
- a CDS encoding phosphatidylinositol-specific phospholipase C1-like protein, with product MRTLLTIAATMILLPLAAVAQNITAAQQDQSIRINQIQVIGSHNSYHTGIAPSERKVIEQQNPKAMYALDYAHAPLADQLSGGVRQLEIDVYADTKGGRYAHPAIVDKVAAAGLPADPDFDPKHEMDKPGFKVMHVLNVDQRSSCHTFVACMVAVRSWSQQHPQHLPIFILVETKQGRPGTAPTAGGPEPFTSATFDALDAEIRSVFSEKEMITPDQVRGSYGTLLEAVQASGSALAAENSGWPTLAKARGKVVFLMDQRPVEAVYTEGHPSLRGRVIFTNATPGAPDAAFTEANSATKAEIDALAKQGYLIRTRTDDGTVEARNNDHTRADLALSSGAQMLSTDYPASEPAKWTGFFVGLPHSLVARCNPVTAPAGCVDALLEPSSAK from the coding sequence ATGCGCACTTTGCTGACGATTGCTGCAACGATGATCCTGCTTCCCCTCGCCGCTGTGGCGCAGAACATCACCGCCGCGCAGCAGGACCAATCCATACGCATCAACCAGATCCAGGTGATTGGAAGCCATAACAGCTATCACACGGGTATCGCGCCGAGTGAGCGGAAGGTCATCGAGCAGCAGAACCCGAAGGCGATGTATGCGCTCGACTATGCTCATGCGCCGCTCGCCGATCAACTCTCCGGCGGCGTGCGCCAGCTCGAGATCGACGTCTATGCCGACACCAAGGGCGGTCGCTACGCGCACCCTGCCATCGTGGATAAGGTTGCCGCTGCGGGCCTGCCTGCAGATCCTGACTTCGATCCGAAGCATGAGATGGATAAGCCCGGCTTCAAGGTGATGCATGTGTTGAACGTGGATCAGCGCAGCTCCTGCCACACGTTTGTCGCGTGCATGGTTGCGGTGCGGAGCTGGTCGCAGCAGCACCCGCAGCATCTGCCCATCTTCATCCTGGTCGAGACCAAGCAGGGGCGTCCCGGCACTGCGCCGACCGCGGGCGGGCCGGAGCCATTTACATCGGCGACCTTCGACGCGCTCGATGCTGAGATTCGCTCTGTCTTCTCGGAGAAAGAGATGATTACGCCGGACCAGGTGCGCGGTAGCTATGGCACGTTGCTGGAGGCGGTGCAGGCCAGTGGGAGCGCCCTTGCTGCTGAGAACTCGGGTTGGCCCACGCTGGCGAAGGCTCGCGGCAAGGTGGTCTTCCTGATGGACCAGCGGCCGGTGGAGGCGGTTTATACCGAAGGCCATCCGTCGTTGCGTGGACGCGTGATCTTTACCAATGCCACTCCGGGTGCTCCTGATGCAGCTTTCACCGAAGCGAACAGTGCGACAAAGGCGGAGATCGATGCGCTCGCGAAGCAGGGATATCTGATTCGTACGCGTACAGACGATGGCACTGTGGAAGCGCGCAACAATGACCACACGCGCGCAGATCTTGCGCTCTCGAGCGGAGCGCAGATGTTGAGCACGGACTACCCGGCATCGGAGCCTGCGAAGTGGACTGGCTTTTTCGTCGGCCTGCCGCATAGCCTCGTCGCGCGTTGCAACCCGGTGACCGCGCCTGCGGGTTGCGTCGATGCGCTTCTGGAACCGTCCTCCGCTAAGTAA
- a CDS encoding alkaline phosphatase family protein: protein MKSQVSFDTANFTRRRLLKSATGLAAAVAAETLLPPNVQRVLAQGEPRHGSMRDIKHVVMLMQENRSFDHYFGTLAGVRGFDDPHTLTLPNGRSVFHQPDALNPDGYLLPFHLDTRSSSAQKIPSTNHGWAVQHEAWNGGKMDNWVPAHRKADGAHGPYTMSYYKRDDIPFHFALADAFTVCDAYHCSMMGPTGPNRMYWMTGTVDPEGKYGGPMIHNNWPEEGFTWTTYAERLEDAGISWKVYAHQEGHIYNRLQSFRNFIHAPKTSPLYTKGMAISEVGQFEYDAMHDKLPAVSWLFPTALESEHPDYTPADGAAFIASKLDAIASNPEVWAKTVFILNYDENDGIFDHVAPPVPPMGTAQEFIDGLPIGAGFRVPCILISPWTAGGWVCSQPFDHTSVLQFLEKFTGIREPNISDWRRQIFGDLTSAFRFRHASAKPPVLPDTTGRLRLSKYAINNLPAATFPGADQQPPKQESGTRKRIS from the coding sequence ATGAAATCTCAAGTCTCTTTTGACACTGCCAACTTTACTCGCCGTCGGCTTCTGAAGAGCGCCACTGGGCTTGCGGCTGCCGTCGCTGCCGAGACCCTGCTACCGCCGAACGTGCAGCGTGTGCTGGCCCAGGGAGAGCCGCGACACGGCTCCATGCGCGACATCAAGCATGTCGTGATGCTGATGCAGGAGAACCGCTCCTTCGATCACTACTTCGGGACATTGGCTGGTGTCCGAGGTTTCGATGATCCACACACGTTGACGTTGCCGAACGGTCGGTCGGTATTTCATCAACCCGATGCTCTGAACCCCGACGGCTACCTGCTGCCGTTCCATCTGGACACTCGCTCGAGCAGCGCGCAGAAGATTCCTTCGACCAATCATGGCTGGGCCGTGCAACACGAGGCGTGGAACGGCGGCAAGATGGATAACTGGGTGCCCGCGCATCGCAAGGCCGACGGCGCGCATGGCCCTTACACGATGAGCTACTACAAGCGGGACGATATCCCGTTTCACTTTGCGCTGGCCGATGCGTTCACCGTCTGCGATGCCTACCACTGCTCAATGATGGGACCCACCGGTCCGAACCGTATGTACTGGATGACGGGCACGGTCGATCCCGAGGGCAAGTACGGCGGCCCGATGATCCATAACAACTGGCCCGAGGAGGGCTTTACCTGGACCACGTATGCCGAGCGGCTCGAAGATGCGGGGATCTCATGGAAGGTCTACGCGCACCAGGAAGGCCACATCTACAACAGGCTGCAGAGCTTCAGAAACTTTATTCATGCTCCTAAGACCTCGCCGCTATACACCAAGGGGATGGCGATCTCTGAAGTAGGCCAGTTCGAGTACGACGCGATGCACGATAAGTTGCCCGCGGTCTCCTGGCTCTTCCCTACGGCTCTGGAGTCGGAGCACCCCGACTACACGCCCGCCGATGGCGCGGCCTTTATCGCCAGCAAGCTCGATGCGATTGCCTCGAATCCCGAGGTGTGGGCGAAGACCGTCTTCATCCTGAACTACGACGAGAACGACGGGATCTTCGATCACGTCGCGCCGCCGGTTCCACCTATGGGCACAGCGCAGGAGTTCATCGACGGCCTGCCCATCGGCGCGGGCTTTCGCGTACCCTGCATCCTCATCTCGCCGTGGACGGCTGGAGGCTGGGTGTGCAGCCAGCCGTTCGACCACACTTCGGTGCTCCAATTTCTGGAAAAGTTTACCGGCATCCGGGAGCCCAACATCAGCGACTGGAGAAGGCAGATCTTCGGCGATCTGACCTCGGCCTTCCGCTTCCGCCATGCGAGCGCGAAGCCGCCTGTATTGCCCGATACTACGGGTCGGTTGCGGCTGTCGAAGTACGCGATCAACAACCTGCCCGCTGCTACATTTCCGGGCGCAGACCAGCAGCCGCCAAAGCAGGAGAGCGGCACGCGCAAACGTATCTCCTAA